One Pochonia chlamydosporia 170 chromosome 5, whole genome shotgun sequence DNA segment encodes these proteins:
- a CDS encoding vacuolar protein sorting-associated protein VPS35 (similar to Aspergillus terreus NIH2624 XP_001213748.1) produces MTTSALPEDQARLLEDALVAVRQQTSLMRKCLDTPGKLMDALKCCSTLVSELRTSSLGPKQYYELYMAVFDALRYLSVHLRESHPVNHLADLYELVQYAGNIIPRLYLMITVGTAYMSIEDAPVKELMKDMMDMSRGVQHPIRGLFLRYYLSGQVRDYLPTSDSDGPEGNLGDSINFILTNFVEMNKLWVRLQHQGHSREREQRIRERKELQLLVGSNIVRLSQLVDLETYKTSILGPLLEQVVQCRDVLAQEYLLEVITQVFPDEFHLHTLDQFLGAVSRLNPHVNVKAIVIGLMDRLSEYADREGSKDKGPEQEQIEADALASLLEKVKLQKEAPPAPEPVSKPDSSSQEDDRNKPGDEDAAAAGSEEGGGEPQTEDGASTIAESAAPSTAETDTTAVNGQESDGTNVQLYEVFFTQVKNLVEAQHLPIPDIIALLVSLCNLALNNYPDRLDYVDQILAYATQKTKENINNADLHSPAAQQSLLALLQAPLTRYVSIFTALSLPTYVPLFQCQSYPTRRAVAGGIIKTLLKDQTKITKTEQLEHVLEIMSVLVKEGSQASQGYPGASQRRSVETDETLEEQGWLARMVHLLQAENNDTQFKLLQMTRKAYGEGNDRIRTTTPPLITACVKLARRFKAREHYDDNWETQSNALFKFIHSALSTLYTRVSGPGIAELSLRLFCVAGQTADMTGFEEVAYEFYAQAFTVYEEAVSDSKAQFQAVCVIASSLHQTRNFGKENYDTLITKCAQHGSKLLRKPDQCRAVYLASHLWWATPIASNGESEETELYRDGKRVLECLQRALRVADSCMETATSIELFVEILDRYVYYFDQQNESVGRPRDQPLVTVGIVMQYGEKTNWWALGNNQIS; encoded by the exons atgacgacgtcAGCGCTCCCAGAGGACCAGGCACGCCTGCTTGAGGATGCCTTGGTAGCCGTGCGACAGCAGACATCCCTCATGCGCAAATGTCTCGACACACCTGGAAAGCTCATGGATGCCCTCAAATGCTG CTCGACATTGGTCTCCGAGCTTCGAACGAGCAGCCTCGGCCCAAAGCAATATTATGAACTATACATGGCCGTCTTCGATGCACTGCGCTATCTGTCGGTTCATCTCCGCGAAAGTCATCCTGTCAACCACCTCGCCGATCTGTACGAATTAGTTCAGTACGCGGGCAACATTATTCCAAGGCTGTACCTCATGATTACCGTTGGCACGGCATACATGTCGATTGAAGATGCACCAGTCAAGGAGTTGATGAAGGATATGATGGATATGAGCCGCGGTGTTCAGCACCCTATCCGTGGACTGTTTTTGCGATACTATCTCTCCGGTCAGGTTCGCGATTACCTACCGACCTCCGACAGCGACGGCCCTGAAGGCAACCTGGGTGACTCgatcaacttcatcctcaccaacttTGTGGAAATGAACAAGCTGTGGGTGCGTCTTCAGCATCAGGGTCACTCAAGAGAGCGAGAGCAGCGAATTCGGGAAAGAAAGGAACTGCAGCTACTCGTTGGGAGCAACATTGTGCGATTGAGTCAGTTGGTCGATCTCGAAACGTACAAAACCAGTATCCTTGGACCATTGTTGGAGCAAGTTGTGCAATGCCGCGATGTACTCGCCCAGGAGTATCTTCTCGAGGTCATCACGCAGGTTTTCCCGGACGAATTCCACCTTCATACTCTCGACCAATTCCTTGGTGCCGTTTCACGCTTGAACCCCCACGTGaatgtcaaggccattgtTATCGGCCTTATGGACCGCCTCTCAGAATATGCCGACCGTGAAGGATCAAAAGACAAGGGACCAGAGCAAGAACAGATTGAAGCAGATGCGCTTGCGTCATTACTTGAGAAGGTGAAGCTGCAGAAGGaagcaccgccagcaccTGAACCTGTCTCGAAGCCGGATTCCAGCTCACAGGAAGATGACAGAAACAAGCCAGGCGATGAGgacgctgccgctgctgggtcagaggagggaggaggcgAGCCGCAAACTGAAGATGGAGCAAGCACCATTGCTGAGTCGGCAGCCCCCTCGACCGCCGAGACTGATACGACAGCCGTCAATGGGCAAGAATCAGATGGTACAAATGTTCAGCTTTACGAAGTCTTTTTCACACAGGTCAAAAACTTGGTGGAGGCGCAACATTTGCCCATCCCAGATATCATTGCACTGCTAGTTTCACTTTGCAATCTTGCCTTGAATAACTACCCCGATCGCCTGGACTACGTGGATCAGATTCTTGCTTATGCCACGCAAAAGACAAAGGAGAATATCAACAATGCCGATCTACACTCTCCGGCTGCGCAGCAAAGtctcttggccttgttgcaaGCACCCCTGACGCGATACGTGTCAATATTCACAGCTCTTTCCCTTCCAACCTATGTTCCTCTCTTCCAGTGCCAGTCATACCCCACACGCCGTGCTGTAGCCGGCGGCATAATCAAGACGTTGCTCAAGGACCAGACGAAGATCACCAAGACCGAACAACTAGAACACGTTTTGGAGATCATGTCGGTTCTCGTCAAGGAAGGGTCCCAAGCATCTCAGGGATACCCCGGCGCATCCCAGCGGCGCTCGGTAGAGACGGACGAGACTCTGGAGGAGcaaggctggctggctcgGATGGTACATTTACTTCAAGCAGAAAATAACGACACACAATTCAAACTGTTGCAGATGACGCGGAAAGCATATGGTGAAGGCAACGACCGCATCCGAACCACCACGCCGCCACTAATCACGGCTTGTGTCAAGCTGGCTCGGAGATTCAAGGCCAGAGAACACTACGATGATAACTGGGAGACACAGAGCAATGCACTCTTCAAGTTCATCCATTCAGCCCTTAGCACCTTGTACACTCGTGTGAGTGGACCTGGCATTGCTGAACTATCGCTCCGTTTGTTCTGTGTCGCCGGACAGACTGCTGATATGACCGGGTTTGAGGAGGTGGCGTATGAGTTCTACGCCCAGGCATTTACCGTGTACGAAGAGGCAGTATCAGATTCGAAAGCTCAATTCCAGGCCGTCTGCGTTATCGCGTCATCGCTTCACCAAACTCGCAATTTCGGCAAGGAAAATTACGATACACTCATCACAAAATGCGCACAACATGGCAGCAAACTTTTGCGGAAGCCTGATCAGTGCCGCGCTGTGTACTTGGCCAGTCATTTGTGGTGGGCTACTCCCATCGCATCCAACGGCGAGTCGGAGGAAACAGAG CTATACCGAGATGGCAAGCGCGTGTTAGAATGCTTGCAGAGGGCACTCCGTGTGGCAGATTCATGTATGGAAACCGCGACATCGATTGAGCTTTTTGTGGAGATTTTGGACAGATATGTTTATTACTTTGATCAACAGAACGAATCGGTAGGCAGACCCCGAGACCAGCCGTTGGTGACGGTTGGCATTGTGATGCAATATGGTGAAAAAACTAACTGGTGGGCACTAGGTAACAACCAAATATCTTAA
- a CDS encoding membrane-associated progesterone receptor component 1 (similar to Metarhizium robertsii ARSEF 23 XP_007816480.1), giving the protein MDYVQHRVVQEAAKEASSISTPFTPLNIILLSVVFYTAYSTFSRSNTAPPIARGPPPKVFRTYTPRTLLPFNGENGQPIFFAVRGRVFDVSNGRNFYGPGGPYSNFAGRDASRGLACHSFDTDMLTEDLDGPLDTLEGLGPNEMEALQGWEETFTGKYDIVGKLVSVADYNTTKAAEAAQ; this is encoded by the exons ATGGACTACGTCCAACACAGGGTAGTCCAagaggctgcaaaggaagCATCGAG CATCAGCACGCCCTTCACGcccctcaacatcatcctcctctcTGTCGTCTTCTACACTGCCTACTCGACTTTTTCGCGCTCCAATACGGCACCACCTATCGCCCGCGGCCCTCCCCCCAAAGTATTTCGCACCTATACTCCGAGAACCCTCCTCCCATTCAACGGCGAGAACGGCCagcccatcttcttcgccgtcCGCGGACGGGTTTTTGACGTCAGCAACGGCCGCAACTTCTACGGTCCTGGAGGTCCGTACTCGAACTTTGCAGGTCGCGATGCCAGCCGAGGCTTGGCGTGCCATAGTTTCGACACGGATATGCTGACTGAAGACTTGGACGGGCCGTTGGACACTCTGGAGGGTTTGGGTCCCAATGAGATGGAGGCACTGCAGGGCTGGGAAGAGACGTTTACTGGCAAATATGACATAGTTGGCAAGCTTGTATCAGTTGCGGATTACAACACTACCAAGGCGGCGGAAGCAGCGCAGTAA
- a CDS encoding glutamate carboxypeptidase Tre2 (similar to Coccidioides immitis RS XP_001244187.1), translating to MPSEKAPFYDPVPPTYDEALATGSRRDYSWGPSRSSIDNRDADEAEQQTLLRQPESSAGPSRQPHGYRPPTVETDDESSLFGSDSELDDDEEAAQVRREMQEMEIEEPSASRSSVWSKRIGFSLSLPKWKWSWRPRLPRFRIQLPSRAAAEPTSDENENESVTNSETRRQWPQMNSMALIIVFARLVALLIVLSFIYFLFATGFFSGFSGRMPGGRRFDPEDLKSFLQSHVDPMRMRASVLHYSHYAHIAGTEGDYAMAMDVESMFHRAGLESVQLDEYYVYVNYPRKDGRTVQIMDTDGKKAKWTAKLDEEERGGETAGRQTYAFHAHSKSGDVKGPLIYANYGSRDDFQKLKEKGIDTKGAIALVRHLGTQKDEALKVKAAELAGFAGCLVYSDPAENGFHKGDVAPKGRWMPEDGVQRGSVSLTNMAVGDVLTPGWESKKEKQRMIIDDAPGLVKIPSLPLAWRDAKVLLQHLKGHGQKVPDGWKGGVPDVDEWWTGDHSSPIVRLQNEQDEVERQPIWNVYGRVLGMEQTANPIILGNHRDTMAFGATQPHSGTAVMIELARIFGDLLNRGWRPLRTIEFMSWDAAEYNMVGSTEYVEMNLDALRRNAYAYINLDAAVTGTQFTAAGSPPLERALIRAMERVVDPYLNDTLKNQWDNRKAKLEGLGGGGDYVPFQNIAGTSSLDLKFKGEPVPYGSSYDNFNLVEQVIDPNFAYHGLMGQVVGLLLLDLADRAIMPFDMVAYGRSLDHWVHDLETWVNNQKDAKDGASKIPFQELKDAVSLVKSNAEEFEKWELEWDRSILSSGGYEVNSLGAQRISYNDKMAAFEASLLDLELGGGIPNRTQFKHVVFGPQLWSTYDEAIFPAIRDTVEAGDWELARLITTKIAALLRKAATILQM from the exons ATGCCTTCCGAGAAGGCTCCCTTCTACGACCCGGTCCCTCCGACCTACGATGAAGCCCTGGCTACTGGAAGTCGACGCGATTACAGCTGGGGCCCTTCCAGATCCTCGATAGACAATCgtgatgctgatgaagcAGAACAGCAGACTCTCCTGCGACAACCAGAGAGTTCCGCCGGCCCTTCCAGACAACCCCATGGATACCGGCCGCCCACGGTAGAAACCGACGATGAGTCTAGTCTATTCGGGAGCGACAGCGAGTtggacgatgacgaggaggccgCACAGGTACGGCGAGAAATGCAAGAGATGGAAATAGAAGAGCCGTCCGCGTCACGGAGCTCGGTATGGAGTAAGAGGATAGGATTCTCCTTGTCGTTGCCGAAATGGAAATGGTCCTGGAGACCAAGATTACCGCGATTCCGTATTCAACTTCCCTCAcgcgccgccgccgaaccAACCAGCGACGAAAACGAGAACGAATCTGTCACCAACTCTGAAACTAGGCGGCAATGGCCACAGATGAATTCCATGGCGCTGATTATAGTCTTTGCCCGCCTCGTCGCACTCTTAATTGTTCTCAGCTTCATCTATTTCCTCTTCGCGACCGGATTCTTTAGCGGGTTTTCTGGCCGTATGCCAGGGGGCCGGCGCTTCGACCCGGAAGATCTCAAATCTTTTCTACAATCCCACGTCGATCCGATGCGCATGCGGGCCTCTGTTCTACATTACTCACACTATGCACATATTGCTGGCACCGAAGGAGACTacgccatggccatggacgtTGAAAGCATGTTTCACCGTGCCGGATTGGAGTCGGTGCAGCTTGACGAATATTACGTTTATGTTAACTATCCTCGAAAGGACGGCCGGACCGTGCAGATCATGGATACAGACGGCAAGAAGGCCAAATGGACAGCCAAGttggacgaagaagaacGTGGCGGCGAAACAGCAGGACGCCAAACATATGCTTTTCATGCACATTCCAAATCCGGAGATGTCAAGGGTCCTCTGATATATGCCAATTACGGATCCCGAGACGACTTCCAAAAGCTCAAGGAGAAAGGAATCGATACGAAAGGAGCCATTGCTCTAGTGCGACACTTGGGCACACAAAAAGATGAAGCCCTCAAGGTCAAAGCGGCAGAGCTTGCTGGCTTTGCAGGATGCTTGGTATATAGCGATCCCGCTGAAAACGGCTTTCACAAAGGCGATGTGGCACCAAAGGGCCGATGGATGCCTGAAGATGGTGTACAACGGGGCTCTGTCAGCTTGACAAATATGGCAGTCGGCGATGTGTTAACACCCGGCTGGGAGAGCAAAaaggagaagcagagaaTGATCATTGACGACGCTCCTGGGCTGGTCAAGATCCCCAGCTTGCCACTTGCCTGGAGGGATGCCAAGGTTCTGCTGCAGCACTTGAAGGGCCATGGACAAAAGGTCCCGGATGGGTGGAAAGGCGGCGTCCCAGATGTTGATGAGTGGTGGACCGGCGATCACTCCTCCCCTATTGTTCGTCTGCAAAACGAGCAGGACGAGGTCGAAAGACAACCCATATGGAACGTATACGGCAGGGTTTTGGGCATGGAACAAACAGCGAACCCGATTATTCTTGGAAATCACCGCGACACCATGGCATTTGGCGCTACCCAGCCTCACTCTGGGACTGCCGTCATGATTGAGCTGGCTCGTATTTTCGGTGACCTGTTGAACCGAGGTTGGCGGCCCCTGCGTACAATCGAGTTCATGTCTTGGGATGCGGCAGAGTACAACATGGTTGGTTCGACCGAGTATGTTGAGATGAATCTGGACGCCTTGCGACGGAATGCCTATGCCTATATCAATCTGGACGCTGCAGTCACCGGTACTCAATTCACTGCTGCGGGATCTCCACCCCTAGAAAGGGCATTGATTCGAGCCATGGAACGGGTTGTAGACCCTTATTTGAACGATACTCTGAAAAACCAATGGGACAACCGCAAAGCGAAGCTTGAAGGCcttggaggtggaggtgACTATGTTCCGTTCCAAAACATAGCCGGCACGAGCTCGTTGGACCTCAAATTCAAGGGAGAGCCAGTACCGTACGGCTCCAGCTATGATAACTTCAACCTGGTGGAGCAAGTGATAGATCCTAACTTTGCTTATCACGGCCTCATGGGCCAGGTTGTTGGCCTACTACTCCTCGATCTGGCCGACAGAGCCATCATGCCGTTCGACATGGTTGCATATGGCCGGAGCCTCGACCACTGGGTTCATGATTTGGAGACCTGGGTAAATAATCAGAAAGACGCCAAGGACGGCGCCTCAAAGATACCGTTCCAAGAGCTCAAGGACGCTGTATCGCTCGTCAAGAGCAATGCAGAAGAATTCGAGAAATGGGAACTAGAATGGGATCGTTCAATTCTCAGCAGCGGAGGATACGAAGTGAACAGCCTCGGAGCCCAGCGCATCAGTTACAATGATAAAATGGCTGCGTTTGAAGCTTCCCTCCTAGATTTGGAACTTGGCGGCGGT ATTCCTAATCGCACCCAATTCAAGCACGTTGTTTTTGGTCCACAATTATGGTCAACATATGACGAGGCAATTTTCCCAGCCATCCGCGATACTGTAGAAGCTGGTGACTGGGAGCTAGCGAGGCTCATCACAACGAAGATTGCGGCTTTGTTACGAAAGGCTGCAACTATTTTGCAGATGTAA
- a CDS encoding inositol oxygenase (similar to Cordyceps militaris CM01 XP_006665851.1) has product MAPSAIVEYPPAAHDAGQVLEDLSDAIDDVNCIKYDSETKFDTAKDKTQFRQYEEACDRVKNFYKEQHEKQTVAYNLAARNRFNSASRPRPEMTVWQAIEKLNTLVDESDPDTTLSQIEHLLQSAEAIRRDGKPRWMQLTGLIHDLGKLMLFFPELETQGQWDVVGDTFPVGCAFDKRIILPDTFAANPDTKDPVYSTKFGIYAPGCGLDNIMLSWGHDEYLYHVVKDQSTLPDEALAMIRYHSFYPWHREGAYRELMCKKDHDMLKAVQAFNPYDLYSKSDDVPSVEVLKPYYLDLIDEFFPQKVIKW; this is encoded by the coding sequence ATGGCCCCCTCAGCAATCGTCGAATACCCTCCTGCTGCCCATGATGCCGGGCAAGTTCTTGAAGATCTCTCCGACGCCATCGACGATGTGAACTGCATCAAGTACGACTCGGAAACCAAGTTTGACACAGCGAAGGACAAGACCCAGTTCCGTCAGTATGAGGAGGCTTGTGACAGAGTCAAGAACTTTTACAAGGAGCAACATGAGAAGCAGACCGTCGCCTACAATCTAGCTGCTCGTAACCGGTTTAACAGCGCCTCGCGACCTCGACCCGAAATGACCGTCTGGCAGGCcattgagaagctcaacaCTCTGGTTGATGAATCTGACCCCGATACCACTCTATCTCAGATTGAACATCTCCTTCAGTCTGCTGAGGCTATTCGCCGCGACGGTAAGCCTCGCTGGATGCAGTTAACCGGTCTGATCCATGACCTGGGCAAGCTGATGCTGTTCTTCCCCGAACTTGAGACGCAGGGCCAATGGGATGTCGTTGGAGATACTTTCCCTGTTGGCTGTGCTTTCGACAAGCGAATCATTTTACCCGACACTTTTGCGGCCAATCCCGATACCAAGGACCCCGTCTACAGCACCAAGTTCGGCATTTATGCCCCTGGCTGTGgcctcgacaacatcatgCTCAGCTGGGGCCACGACGAGTACCTCTATCATGTAGTCAAGGATCAGTCCACTCTGCCCGACGAGGCTCTCGCCATGATCCGCTACCACTCCTTCTACCCTTGGCACCGAGAAGGTGCCTACCGCGAGCTCATGTGCAAGAAGGACCACGATATGCTGAAGGCCGTACAAGCATTCAACCCCTATGACTTGTACAGCAAGAGCGACGATGTCCCGTCGGTTGAGGTACTTAAGCCTTACTATTTGGATCTGATTGATGAGTTCTTCCCGCAGAAGGTCATCAAGTGGTAA
- a CDS encoding GTP-binding protein YchF (similar to Coccidioides immitis RS XP_001239251.1), with protein sequence MPPKKVVQEEKIPLGRPGNNLKSGIVGLANVGKSTLFQAITKCNLGNPANFPYATIDPEEARVIVPDARFDWLCEKYKPKSQVPANLTVYDIAGLTRGSSTGAGLGNAFLSHIRAVDAIFQVVRCFDDAEIIHIEGDVNPTRDLDIISEELRLKDIEFVEKALENQKKKTRMGGQSLELKKAKQEQDIIEKILAWLQDGKDVRKGVWGPKEVEVINPLFLLTAKPVVYLVNLSEKDYVRKKNKHLPKIVEWVKEHATGDPIIPISVSYEERLTRYETEDESKEEQKNVGAESALPKIITQMRKTLQLGSFFTSGADEVRQWTIRTGTKAPQAAGVIHTDFEKTFIQAIVYNFDTLKEMGDESEVKAKGKMMTKGKEYVVEDGDILLIKAGAAKG encoded by the exons ATGCCCCCTAAGAAAGTTGTTCAGGAGGAAAAGATTCCCCTTGGCCGACCTGGGAACAACTTGAAGAGTGGAATT GTTGGCCTTGCAAACGTTGGCAAATCTACATTGTTCCAGGCCATTACAAAATGCAACCTTGGCAACCCAGCT AACTTCCCCTATGCCACCATTGATCCTGAAGAGGCTCGTGTCATTGTTCCCGATGCTAGATTTGACTGGCTATGCGAGAAGTATAAGCCCAAGTCTCAAGTTCCTGCCAATTTGACGGTTTATGACATCGCTGGTCTCACACGCGGTTCATCCACCGGAGCTGGTCTTGGAAACGCTTTCTTGTCGCATATTCGCGCAGTAGATGCCATTTTCCAGGTTGTTCGATGCTTCGACGACGCCGAAATTATCCATATTGAGGGTGACGTGAACCCCACTCGAGACTTGGATATTATCAGCGAGGAGCTCAGACTCAAAGATATTGAGTTTGTTGAAAAGGCTCTGGAGaatcagaagaagaagacccGCATGGGCGGCCAGAGTCTCGAACTCAAGAAGGCTaagcaagaacaagacatcaTCGAGAAgatcttggcttggctgcaagatggcaaggatgtCCGCAAAGGTGTCTGGGGCCCGAAAGAG GTTGAGGTTATCAACCCGCTGTTTTTGTTGACAGCTAAACCGGTTGTATATCTGGTGAACTTGTCTGAGAAGGATTATGTtcgcaagaagaacaaacaTCTCCCCAAGATCGTTGAGTGGGTCAAGGAGCATGCCACCGGCGACCCCATCATTCCTATCTCCGTGAGCTATGAGGAGCGTTTGACACGCTACGAAACCGAGGACGAGTCCAAGGAGGAACAAAAGAACGTCGGGGCTGAGTCGGCGCTGCCCAAGATCATCACCCAAATGCGCAAAACGCTGCAATTGGGAAGTTTCTTTACATCTGGCGCTGATGAGGTCCGTCAATGGACCATCCGTACTGGAACCAAGGCGCCTCAGGCTGCTGGTGTCATTCATACGGATTTTGAAAAGACCTTTATCCAAGCTATTGTCTACAACTTTGATACTTTGAAAGAGATGGGCGACGAATCGGAGGTCAAGGCAAAGGGAAAGATGATgaccaagggcaaggaaTATGTCGTCGAAGACGGCGATATTTTACTCATTAAAGCCGGTGCTGCTAAGGGTTAG